Genomic DNA from Dioscorea cayenensis subsp. rotundata cultivar TDr96_F1 chromosome 1, TDr96_F1_v2_PseudoChromosome.rev07_lg8_w22 25.fasta, whole genome shotgun sequence:
GGAAGAGGGGAAGCTGACTATGATGTTGAGTAGAACTTCTTAAGATGATGTGGACTGGGGTTGATGTATTCTGTCCAGCTAGGTATTAAGagctatttattttaatgtgatgTGGCATCTCCAGTTAGAGATGGGCACAGGTTGTCCGGTAACCCGGCCCGGCCCATACCCGGCATGAAACCGGCCTGCCAGGTCACTAacccggcgggccgggccaACGAACCGTAACTGACTTGTCATGGAGATGGGCCGGTTATGGGTTGGGCTTGCCCAACCAGTGGCCCCGGGGGGTTTACCCGCCGGGCCAGACCCGGCTTAGAACCGGGTTACAACCCGCCAGGTTGCAACTCGGTTCCCACCTCGGCGGGTTGGGAGCCGTTGAAGCCCAATGGCTATTACAGccgttgggttttttttttaattcaaattttgaattttgaaaaagtcagtttttttttaaatttttttttataaagttctaTATATACCCCTCATCCccatattatttagtttttaccaATTATCAATCTTTCCCGACTCTCTtactctcatgctctcttaatcTCATTATTTCTCAACTCTCCTACTTTCATTCTCTCTTGatctcactctctcaaggcatattatttggattcttggagtttaattatttaaagtaaacattatcaaggcttaatattacaagttgcagttttagacttgtgttttttttaatatttgcatgaaattattatttgtagtttttgtagacttggtttattattttttgtaaatatttgcatgaaattatttgttgtagacttgaatgaaattagttgttgtattgttcatatttattttaattattagttttagacttgtgtttttttttaatatttgcatgaaattattatttgtagtttttgtagacttggttttttatttttttgtaaatatttgcatgaaattatttgttgtagacttgaatgaaatttgttgttgtattgttcatatttattttaattattagttttagacttgtgtttttttttaatatttgcatgaaattattatttgtactttttgtagacttggtttttgtaaatatttgcatgaaattatttgttgtagccttgaatgaaattagttgttgtattcttgatatttattttttaattattagtttttagacttgtgtttttttaaaaatatttgcatgaaattattatttgtattttttgtagacttggttttttattttttgtaaatatttgcatgaaattatttgttgtagacttgaatgaaattagttgttgtattgttcatatttatttttaattattagtttttagacttgtgtttttaatatttgcatgaaattattatttgtactttttgtagacttgttttctttttttttgtaaatatttgtatgaaattatttgttgtagacttgaatgaaattagttgttgtattctTAGATATTACAATATGGCTACACGTGGTGAATGCTCTAGAGGAAAAAGCGTTGTTGGATCTGCTTCCACTCCCACACCacctactcaagaaagcaatccatttcaGGATTTTGAGAGCCCAATGGAACAATCGGTACCGGTTGATGTACCCTCACAAACCGGACTAGCAAACAACTTCACGGAAATTACCctcaaatctaacatttttaaaactcattttacaaaattatataataatgatgacattgtaacacatggtaaatgtaattattgtggTTCATAATTTAAGCATTGTAAAGGTGGAGGATATGCCACATTCAACAGACACTTAGAGAAGAAGCACCCGGACAAGCTTGGACATGCTCGATCACAGTCACAAATTAGATTCACTGTGGATGAAGGTATATGTTCTCGATcatctctatttacattttTGCAAGCAAAATACAGCGATAAAATTACGGAGACAATTTCCGTCGAGCGCTTGCCGTTCAACTTCGCTAAATGGTGTCAAGTgcaagaatgcatcaatgacaCACTGCAACCGGCGTGCAAGAAGGTTTCACGGAggacaattcaaagaacaatattcaaacaatacaagaatggtAGGGGacaactttgtgagtattttcgtacttttaactcttcagtttctttatgttccgatgtttggaccgatgtttttcatgaaaattcttttatgggtattacggCACACTGGgttgatgacaagtggaatatCCATAAGCGCGTTCTTGCTTTTAGGGTGTTCAACGAGTCTCATAGCgccgataatatttatagacttatgCGTGAAGTTATcgaagaatttggtttaatgtttaaatttttttcgatttcttttgataattcctccgctaatgaggccttcatgtggtggcaaatattttcatataagatgtgtttgtcatgttttaaacttatgtgtgcaaagtggtttggaagagcttaaagaatttgtactcCCCGTTAGGGAGGTCCTAGATTATATGGGAAAAAGCATGACCCTCATGAATCAATGGGCTCACTAttgtaaagcacataacatgagggtcaaaaaattctttaaagatgtcaaaacaagatggaactcaaCTTATCGGCTTCTTACTGCAACATTTCCCTATAGGACATTGttgactaagtttgttaatgattccttggttggtttttgtttatatgagtatAACTGGGTAATTATCGTTCGAATTATTGATTTGCTTGCGgtttttaacacatgtactaatttgtttttgcaagtttattttcctacttcccatttatttttatatggtgcTGTTGACGTGGTTGAAcaattttggaagtttagattagatccacaattgtttagtgcgttgatcactatgaaaattaaatggttgtcttattataaaaatatacctcctattgctttagttgcatttgttcttgatccaaGGCAGAAGGTAGAAGGTTTGCAAGAATATTTGGAagcatattacaaattcttaggaTTCAATGGAGGACAAGATTCCCAACCGGTTGCCATGAGCTTGCCCATGAGTGACGTGGATACTCAAGATTCTAATCTGGACTCCGACAGCAttgtggatgtcaatgaaattgttgttgatactaagagtcaacttgttgaattatatgatagttATTGTATTAGATATAGCCATATAGTTCCACAAGTTGCACGAGAGGCAGTAAGACAATCTAGCAGTAGTGGAGGAGAATCATTCCGGCAGaagcaagcaaagaagaaaccaaggggaTCACAATATACAGAACTTGACTTGTATTTAAATACTATCTTTCGGTTctcagaagaaatcaacacagaCATGACTTTCAACGTCCTCAACTGGTGGCAAGGTAATGGAAATCCATACCCCATTCTTCCACTAATGGTAAAGGATATTTTTGCGTGTCCTATGTCTACAATAGCTTGCGAGCAGACTTTTAGCGTAGGTGGGAACATGTTGGATATGACACGTTCACAGTTGACCctacaaaatattgaaattcaagtttgcatGGATGACTGAAAACGTGTTCAAGTTCGgcaataagaagaagaacaagaaagtccagatgctagtgatttcttctacacagataacatgatgagcacacctGGCTCGACAACAACAGTCATTGAGTCCAACCAAGACCTAGATGTTACCGATTAGGTAAGTGGGTGACCGGTTACCCAAGATAAGAGAACTACATGGCCTTTGATTCCTCTCACAACCAggaggatacgtaggcaacttgATTCGACACGTAAACGAATTAAGTGcaagccatttattttcaaatttagtgtaatttaaaattttttatattttttgaatttttagtaattaattatcatcCTTCTTTATTTTAATCTCAATATTTCCCAACTCCTACTCTTAttctcttttaatttcattaattccCAACTTCAACTTGGGacatctcttattatttggaaactTTGGGTCTTAATTTTTGGggtcttaattaatttatttttttctaaaaaaatttttgaattttttttctattttttcctgaattttcagaaattttctttttttcctgtttcttttatttttcagatttttttagatttttttaatttttatttatcggGTGGGCCAACCCGACCCGACTCGGCCCGCCGTGTCAACATGGAAGCTGGGTCGGTTTCAGGCCTGGCTTCTTGTGACCCGGACCCGCCAGGTTAGACGGGCCAACCCGACCCGATAGGTTTTATACCCATCCGGGCCGAGTCCGGGTCGGTGGGCCGGTGAATCGCAACTCGACGGACCGGGCCCACTAGACTGGTTAACCGGTCCGTGCCCATCACTATCTCCGATTGTTATATCAGATAAATTggctaaaaatctaaaaatgacctcagatgaaatgaaattgatttatgatgatcactttaatgaaaattaaaacataaccACGAAAGTGAAATTGGCCAAAACAAAATGACATCCTCAACAATTTACCCACAAATATAAAACATGTAACACCGATTAATCCCTCTTTCACTCTTTTGCCTTATAATCCCTCGCCATCACCAACTCAAAACCCTACCTATCCATCTCAGCTGCTGCGATGTGGCGGTGCTCCCGCCTCGCCGGCGCCTTCCGCCCCAGCGTCTCCGCCCGCTCCTACGGCCTCATTCCCATGGTCATCGAGCACACCTCCCGCGGCGAGCGCGCCTACGACATCTTCTCTCGTCTCCTCAAAGAGCGCATCATCTGCATCAATGGCCCCATCGCCGATGACACCGCCGCCGTAGTCGTTGCTCAGCTTCTCTTCCTCGAATCTGAGAACCCCTCCAAGCCCATCCATCTCTACATCAACTCACCTGGTGGGGTTGTCACTGCCGGCCTCGCCATCTATGACACGATGCAGTATATCCGCTCCCCGGTCTCTACTTTATGCGTCGGCCAAGCTGCATCCATGGGCTCCCTCCTCCTCGCCGCTGGCGCTGCTGGTGAGCGTCGTGCACTCCCCAACGCTCGCGTGATGACCCACCAGCCATCCGGTGGTTTCTCCGGCACTGCGGCAGATATCGCAATTCACGCCCGAGAGATCCTGAAGATGCGGGAGCGGTTGAATGGGATCTATGCCAAGCACTGCCGGCAGCCGATTGAGAACGTAGAGAAGAACATGGATCGCGATACGTTTATGTCACCGGAGGAGGCGAAGGAGTTCGGGCTCATTGACGAGGTTATTGAGCACCGCCCGATCTCACTGGTGTCGGATGCCGTCAATGGTGGTGGGAATGATGAGAGCAAAGCTAAGGGTGAGGGTGATTC
This window encodes:
- the LOC120262402 gene encoding ATP-dependent Clp protease proteolytic subunit 2, mitochondrial, which codes for MWRCSRLAGAFRPSVSARSYGLIPMVIEHTSRGERAYDIFSRLLKERIICINGPIADDTAAVVVAQLLFLESENPSKPIHLYINSPGGVVTAGLAIYDTMQYIRSPVSTLCVGQAASMGSLLLAAGAAGERRALPNARVMTHQPSGGFSGTAADIAIHAREILKMRERLNGIYAKHCRQPIENVEKNMDRDTFMSPEEAKEFGLIDEVIEHRPISLVSDAVNGGGNDESKAKGEGDSK